The Microbacterium sp. SORGH_AS_0862 genome has a segment encoding these proteins:
- a CDS encoding iron-siderophore ABC transporter substrate-binding protein: MQLKRWTAVAVAAVSLAALTACSSGAAAPAATDDGADQSGAFPLSIENAFGTTTIDAKPQRVVTVDWGNQDVALALGIVPVAMPKVTYGDEDGDGLLPWVKDKLDELGAETPVLMDETDGYDYEAIADAAPDVILAAYSGMTQEQYDTLSKIAPVVTYQDMAWGTSWQDMTILDGTALGLADEAQELVSSLEKHVADTAAEYPAIAGKTTLLSYFDPTDLSNLGFYSRSDPRVGYLEEIGFAPSAYVKEQSAASDQFWIVTSTEQIESFEDVQVIVTYGTDETLAQWQADPLMSRIPAVAKGAVAVITSDSTLSSAITPSPLSIGTSYGDDYIKLVGEAAAKAS, encoded by the coding sequence ATGCAGCTCAAGCGCTGGACCGCTGTCGCGGTCGCCGCCGTCTCTCTCGCCGCCCTCACTGCCTGCAGCTCGGGAGCAGCGGCCCCCGCTGCCACCGATGACGGCGCGGATCAGAGCGGCGCGTTCCCACTCTCGATCGAGAACGCTTTCGGCACCACCACCATCGATGCCAAGCCGCAGCGCGTCGTCACGGTCGACTGGGGCAATCAGGATGTCGCGCTGGCATTGGGGATCGTTCCCGTCGCGATGCCGAAGGTGACGTACGGCGACGAGGACGGCGACGGGCTTCTGCCCTGGGTGAAGGACAAGCTCGACGAGCTGGGCGCGGAGACCCCCGTGCTCATGGACGAGACGGACGGGTACGACTACGAGGCCATCGCCGATGCCGCGCCCGACGTCATTCTCGCCGCGTACTCCGGGATGACCCAGGAGCAGTACGACACCCTGAGCAAGATCGCGCCGGTCGTCACCTACCAGGACATGGCCTGGGGAACCTCGTGGCAGGACATGACCATCCTCGACGGGACGGCGCTGGGCCTGGCGGATGAGGCGCAGGAGCTCGTCTCGTCGCTCGAGAAGCACGTCGCCGACACGGCCGCCGAGTACCCCGCGATCGCTGGGAAGACCACGCTTCTGTCGTACTTCGACCCCACCGACCTGAGCAACCTCGGCTTCTACAGCCGGTCGGACCCGCGTGTGGGCTACCTCGAGGAGATCGGATTCGCTCCCTCCGCCTACGTCAAGGAGCAGTCGGCCGCATCCGACCAGTTCTGGATCGTCACCAGCACCGAACAGATCGAGAGCTTCGAGGACGTCCAGGTGATCGTGACCTACGGCACGGACGAGACGCTCGCCCAGTGGCAGGCCGACCCGCTCATGTCTCGCATCCCCGCCGTCGCCAAGGGCGCCGTCGCGGTGATCACCTCCGACTCGACGCTCTCTTCCGCCATCACGCCATCGCCTTTGTCGATCGGCACCAGCTACGGCGACGACTACATCAAGCTCGTCGGAGAGGCCGCCGCCAAGGCATCATGA
- the abc-f gene encoding ribosomal protection-like ABC-F family protein, with protein MLAVHDLEIRVGARVLMSEVAFRVSRGDKIGLVGRNGAGKTTLTKVLAGDLLPSAGEVQRGGELGYLPQDPRSGDPEMLARTRILDARGLGTLALGMQEASLAMADDDPDVAAKAMRRYGTLTERFESLGGYAAEAEAASIAHNLSLPDRILDQPLKTLSGGQRRRIELARILFSDADTMILDEPTNHLDADSVVWLREFLKNYKGGLIVISHDVELVGETVNRVFYLDANRQVIDIYNMNWKNYQRQRVADEERRKKERVNVEKKATALQLQAARFGAKASKAAAAHQMVARAEKMLSGLDEVRQEDRVAKLRFPKPAPCGKTPLMARGLSKSYGSLEIFADVDLAIDRGSKVVVLGLNGAGKTTLLRMLAGVDAPDTGTIEPGHGLKIGYYAQEHENLDVSRSVLENMMSAAPDITATEARKVLGSFLFTGDDVLKPAGVLSGGEKTRLSLATLVVSSANMLLLDEPTNNLDPASREEILGALAHYEGAVVLVSHDAGAVEALNPERVLILPDGVEDIWGRDYVDLITLA; from the coding sequence GTGCTCGCCGTGCATGACCTCGAGATCCGCGTCGGCGCGCGCGTTCTCATGTCCGAGGTCGCCTTCCGCGTCTCCCGAGGCGACAAGATCGGCCTGGTCGGACGCAACGGTGCGGGCAAGACGACGCTCACGAAGGTCCTCGCCGGCGACCTGCTGCCTTCGGCAGGCGAGGTGCAGCGCGGGGGAGAGCTCGGTTACCTGCCCCAGGACCCCCGTTCCGGCGACCCGGAGATGCTGGCACGTACGCGCATCCTGGACGCGCGCGGGCTGGGAACGCTCGCGCTCGGCATGCAGGAGGCATCGCTCGCGATGGCGGACGACGATCCCGATGTCGCTGCGAAGGCCATGCGTCGCTATGGCACCCTCACGGAGCGCTTCGAATCGCTCGGCGGCTACGCGGCAGAGGCGGAGGCGGCCTCGATCGCTCACAACCTGTCCCTGCCCGATCGCATCCTCGATCAGCCGTTGAAGACGCTCTCCGGCGGCCAACGCCGGCGCATCGAGCTGGCCCGCATCCTGTTCTCGGACGCGGACACGATGATCCTCGACGAGCCGACCAACCACCTCGACGCCGACAGCGTCGTCTGGCTCCGCGAGTTCCTGAAGAACTACAAGGGCGGGCTCATCGTCATCAGTCACGATGTCGAGCTGGTGGGCGAAACAGTCAACCGCGTGTTCTACCTCGACGCCAACCGCCAGGTCATCGACATCTACAACATGAACTGGAAGAACTACCAGCGTCAGCGGGTGGCCGACGAGGAACGCCGCAAGAAGGAGCGCGTCAACGTCGAGAAGAAGGCGACCGCCCTGCAACTGCAGGCGGCGCGATTCGGTGCCAAGGCGTCGAAGGCCGCGGCCGCGCACCAGATGGTCGCGCGCGCGGAGAAGATGCTCTCCGGTCTCGACGAGGTGCGTCAGGAGGATCGCGTCGCGAAGCTCCGCTTCCCGAAGCCCGCCCCTTGCGGAAAGACGCCGCTGATGGCGCGTGGTCTGTCGAAGTCGTACGGCTCGCTGGAGATCTTCGCCGATGTGGACCTGGCGATCGATCGCGGCTCGAAGGTCGTCGTGCTGGGCCTCAACGGCGCCGGGAAGACGACACTGCTCCGGATGCTCGCGGGAGTCGACGCTCCCGACACCGGAACCATCGAGCCCGGGCACGGCCTGAAGATCGGCTACTACGCCCAGGAGCACGAGAACCTCGACGTGTCGCGGTCGGTCCTGGAGAACATGATGTCGGCGGCGCCGGACATCACGGCGACGGAGGCCCGCAAGGTGCTGGGTTCGTTCCTGTTCACCGGTGACGACGTCCTCAAGCCTGCCGGGGTGCTCTCGGGCGGTGAGAAGACGCGACTGTCGCTGGCGACCCTGGTCGTCTCCAGCGCGAACATGCTGCTCCTCGACGAGCCGACGAACAACCTCGATCCGGCCTCGCGCGAGGAGATCCTCGGTGCGCTCGCGCACTACGAGGGCGCTGTGGTGCTCGTCTCGCATGACGCGGGAGCCGTGGAGGCGCTCAACCCGGAGCGCGTCCTCATCCTGCCCGACGGGGTCGAGGACATCTGGGGTCGCGACTACGTCGACCTGATCACGCTCGCCTGA
- a CDS encoding SURF1 family protein encodes MRRDTALRWAAYVGVAIAFAIACVFLSNWQFARNDERAAQLALVERNYDAAAVPLDELLPGDQLDPESEWHPVVVTGEYVPEQQVVVRNRPHGGTSAFEVLTPLRASDGRVLIVDRGWIPPAESGDGPALIPAPPSGTVSVVVRLRAPEALPNSGRTAPAGQVPTINLPLVAETTGSATLTSAYGVLVSEDPPVSDMPYALAAPSEDPGPHLSYAIQWILFAVMGFVFIGYIIRTERRKRVEDEKDDDQPAATRAVRPRKRVDRDAEQEDAILDRADA; translated from the coding sequence ATGCGTCGTGACACGGCGCTGCGGTGGGCCGCCTACGTCGGCGTCGCCATCGCGTTCGCGATCGCCTGCGTCTTCCTCTCCAACTGGCAGTTCGCGCGCAACGATGAACGAGCCGCACAGTTGGCCCTCGTGGAGCGGAACTACGACGCGGCCGCGGTCCCCCTGGACGAGCTCCTGCCCGGCGATCAGCTCGATCCCGAATCGGAGTGGCATCCCGTGGTCGTCACGGGCGAGTACGTCCCGGAGCAGCAGGTGGTGGTGCGCAATCGCCCGCACGGCGGCACGAGCGCCTTCGAGGTCCTGACACCCCTGCGCGCATCCGATGGACGCGTGCTCATCGTCGACCGCGGATGGATCCCGCCGGCGGAGAGCGGCGACGGACCCGCCCTCATCCCCGCACCGCCGTCGGGAACGGTCAGCGTCGTCGTGCGGCTTCGCGCCCCGGAGGCCCTCCCGAACTCCGGACGCACGGCACCGGCAGGGCAGGTACCGACGATCAACCTGCCGCTCGTCGCGGAGACCACCGGTTCGGCGACCCTGACCTCCGCCTACGGGGTGCTCGTGAGCGAGGACCCTCCGGTCTCGGACATGCCGTACGCGCTGGCGGCGCCGTCGGAGGATCCTGGACCCCATCTGTCGTACGCGATCCAGTGGATCCTGTTCGCCGTGATGGGATTCGTCTTCATCGGTTACATCATTCGCACCGAACGTCGCAAACGCGTCGAAGACGAGAAGGACGACGATCAGCCGGCCGCGACTCGTGCCGTTCGGCCCCGCAAGCGCGTGGATAGAGACGCCGAGCAGGAGGACGCGATCCTCGACCGCGCCGACGCGTGA
- a CDS encoding DUF3099 domain-containing protein: protein MKQPSPPQSATSLPHAPREESSARMLKYVIMMGVRVACFVAMILVTPYGWYTWLFAAGAVFLPYIAVVVANVGQESRAAPAETVTLPALEQRGEKPSPTPPSQVITISETPPNPHDA from the coding sequence GTGAAGCAGCCCTCCCCACCACAGTCGGCGACCTCGCTCCCCCACGCGCCGCGTGAGGAGTCGAGCGCTCGCATGCTCAAGTACGTCATCATGATGGGCGTGCGGGTGGCCTGCTTCGTCGCGATGATCCTCGTCACCCCCTACGGCTGGTACACGTGGCTGTTCGCGGCGGGAGCGGTGTTCCTTCCCTACATCGCCGTCGTCGTCGCGAACGTGGGCCAGGAGTCCCGCGCCGCGCCCGCCGAGACGGTCACGCTGCCCGCTCTCGAGCAGCGAGGCGAGAAGCCGTCTCCCACTCCCCCCAGCCAGGTGATCACCATCTCTGAGACACCACCGAACCCGCACGACGCATGA
- a CDS encoding DUF4190 domain-containing protein, which translates to MSDQNNDLPAPTSAGEGTTPDAQPRPAEPAAAAPASPDYPAPAYAPPSYPAPSSPAPSPAPPAGYPGYSATPAAPAAYPAYSVPPAAPAYPPSYQGAPGYGAPPVYTPYPAGPKTNSLAVVSLVSSIVGVVLIPFIGSIVGIITGHISLKQIRDRGEGGRGLGLAGTIAGYAGLALYAIITVLFVLWIIWVVNLSNGAYYDYSYSS; encoded by the coding sequence ATGAGCGATCAGAACAACGACCTCCCCGCACCCACATCAGCGGGAGAGGGCACCACCCCCGACGCTCAGCCCCGGCCCGCGGAGCCCGCCGCGGCGGCCCCGGCCTCACCCGACTACCCCGCGCCGGCGTACGCACCGCCGTCCTACCCCGCACCGTCGTCGCCGGCCCCGTCTCCCGCGCCGCCCGCCGGCTACCCGGGATACAGCGCGACGCCAGCGGCCCCTGCGGCCTACCCGGCGTACAGCGTTCCGCCCGCTGCCCCCGCGTACCCTCCGTCCTACCAGGGAGCACCGGGCTACGGCGCACCGCCCGTGTACACGCCGTATCCGGCGGGCCCCAAGACGAACAGCCTCGCCGTGGTGTCGCTGGTCTCCTCGATCGTCGGGGTCGTTCTCATCCCGTTCATCGGTTCCATCGTCGGCATCATCACCGGGCACATCTCGCTCAAGCAGATCCGCGATCGCGGAGAGGGCGGTCGCGGGCTGGGGCTGGCCGGCACGATCGCCGGTTACGCGGGCCTGGCGCTCTACGCGATCATCACGGTGCTCTTCGTCCTCTGGATCATCTGGGTCGTGAACCTCTCGAACGGCGCCTACTACGACTACAGCTACTCTTCCTGA
- the fabG gene encoding 3-oxoacyl-ACP reductase FabG, which translates to MSSDRVVLITGGNRGIGRAIAERFVSDGYRVAVTARSGEGPEGTLTVRADVTDAAALDAAYTEVEEKLGPVTILVANAGITRDMLLLRMSEDDFDDVIDTNLGGTFRVVKRAAKGLVRARWGRVILISSVVGLYGSAGQINYASSKSALVGFARSLTRELGARGVTTNVVAPGFIETDMTAELPAETQAEYKKAIPAGRYGTAAEVAAVVAWLASDDAAYISGAVIPVDGGLGMGH; encoded by the coding sequence ATGTCGAGCGACCGTGTCGTGCTCATCACCGGAGGCAACCGCGGCATCGGCCGCGCGATCGCCGAACGCTTCGTGTCCGACGGATACCGCGTCGCGGTGACGGCCCGTTCGGGTGAAGGCCCGGAGGGCACGCTCACGGTGCGCGCCGACGTGACGGACGCCGCTGCGCTGGACGCCGCCTACACCGAGGTCGAAGAGAAGCTCGGTCCGGTGACCATCCTCGTCGCCAACGCGGGAATCACCCGAGACATGCTGCTTCTGCGCATGAGCGAGGACGATTTCGACGATGTCATCGACACGAACCTCGGCGGCACGTTCCGTGTGGTCAAGCGCGCCGCCAAGGGACTGGTCCGCGCACGATGGGGTCGCGTCATCCTCATCTCCAGTGTCGTCGGCCTCTACGGGTCGGCAGGCCAGATCAACTACGCGAGCTCGAAGAGCGCTCTCGTCGGCTTCGCCCGGTCGCTGACGCGCGAACTCGGGGCGCGCGGCGTCACGACGAATGTCGTCGCCCCGGGTTTCATCGAGACTGACATGACGGCGGAGCTGCCCGCCGAGACGCAGGCGGAGTACAAGAAGGCGATTCCCGCCGGTCGCTACGGAACCGCCGCGGAGGTCGCCGCGGTCGTGGCGTGGCTCGCCTCCGACGACGCCGCCTACATCTCCGGCGCGGTCATCCCGGTCGACGGCGGCCTGGGGATGGGGCACTGA
- a CDS encoding alpha/beta fold hydrolase, which produces MQLILVPGLWLDAGSWRDVVPTIDDAGFDAVPLTLPSSAEAHLADWVAAVVTRIDEAGEPVVLVGHSGGGNVAWGAADARPEAVARVVFVDTVPVPDGAGISEFPIVDGVVPFPGWGTFDAPDIADLDAATRERVAAEAVPVPASVPTDPLHLHDRRRHGIPVTVLSGSTDAEELDAQLAQWPSYRDEWQAIVDREVVPIGSGHWPQFSQPQRLGALIVRAVER; this is translated from the coding sequence ATGCAGCTCATCCTCGTTCCCGGCCTGTGGCTGGATGCCGGATCATGGCGCGACGTGGTGCCCACGATCGACGATGCCGGCTTCGACGCCGTTCCCCTCACCCTTCCGTCGTCGGCAGAGGCGCACCTGGCCGACTGGGTCGCAGCCGTCGTCACCCGGATCGATGAGGCAGGAGAGCCCGTCGTGCTCGTGGGGCACAGCGGCGGGGGCAACGTCGCCTGGGGCGCCGCGGACGCACGCCCGGAGGCTGTCGCGCGTGTGGTCTTCGTCGACACCGTGCCCGTCCCCGACGGCGCCGGCATCTCCGAGTTCCCGATCGTCGACGGTGTGGTCCCCTTCCCCGGCTGGGGCACGTTCGACGCGCCGGACATCGCCGACCTCGATGCCGCCACGCGCGAGCGCGTCGCAGCTGAGGCGGTGCCGGTCCCGGCATCCGTTCCGACCGACCCGCTGCACCTGCACGACCGGCGCCGACACGGCATCCCCGTCACGGTCCTCTCCGGCAGCACAGACGCCGAGGAGCTCGACGCGCAACTGGCGCAGTGGCCGAGCTATCGCGACGAGTGGCAGGCCATCGTCGACCGCGAGGTGGTGCCGATCGGCTCCGGCCACTGGCCGCAGTTCTCACAGCCCCAGCGCCTGGGAGCGCTCATCGTGAGAGCGGTCGAGCGCTGA
- the serB gene encoding phosphoserine phosphatase SerB, which yields MRENRPRRLLVVLDADSTLIRNEVIELIADEAGRGAEVAAATEAAMRGDVDFATSLRSRVARLRGVPTASFARVRSRIQPTPGVRELIDTVHAREGIVGVVSGGFHEILDEIAPALGVDLWRANRLEVDAGVLTGIVSGEIVDGEVKASQLREWATRYEVDPRRTIAIGDGANDLSMMRAAALGLAFNAKPAVRAAADLVIGPVDLREVIPLLP from the coding sequence ATGCGTGAGAACCGCCCTCGTCGTCTCCTCGTCGTCCTCGACGCCGACTCCACTCTCATCCGCAACGAGGTCATCGAGCTGATCGCGGACGAGGCCGGTCGAGGTGCCGAGGTCGCGGCGGCGACGGAGGCCGCCATGCGGGGGGACGTCGACTTCGCGACGAGTCTGCGCTCACGTGTCGCCCGCCTGCGCGGTGTGCCCACGGCCTCCTTCGCACGCGTGCGTTCGCGCATCCAACCGACGCCGGGTGTGCGCGAGCTGATCGATACCGTGCATGCCCGCGAGGGCATCGTCGGAGTGGTCTCCGGCGGCTTCCACGAGATCCTCGACGAGATCGCGCCGGCCCTCGGCGTCGACCTCTGGCGCGCAAACCGCCTCGAGGTCGACGCCGGCGTACTCACGGGCATCGTGTCGGGAGAGATCGTCGACGGCGAGGTCAAGGCATCGCAGCTGCGCGAGTGGGCGACTCGATACGAGGTGGATCCGCGCCGCACGATCGCCATCGGCGACGGTGCCAACGACCTGTCGATGATGCGCGCCGCCGCTCTGGGTCTCGCGTTCAACGCCAAACCGGCGGTGCGCGCCGCCGCAGACCTCGTCATCGGTCCCGTGGATCTGCGCGAAGTCATCCCGCTCCTGCCCTGA
- the glgC gene encoding glucose-1-phosphate adenylyltransferase, whose product MPAPKVFGIILAGGEGKRLMPLTADRAKPAVPFGGQYRLIDFAISNLINSGLRQIVVLTQYKSHSLDRHVSQTWRMSALLDSYVTSVPAQQRLGKRWFSGSADAILQSLNLINDEQPDIVVVVGADHVYRMDFQQMLDAHISSGARATVAGIRQPIGLANQFGVIDVEPDDPTRIREFLEKPQNPAGLVDSPHEVLASMGNYIFNTDALIEAVEADGELPTSNHDMGGDIVPYFVDRGEAGVYDFIRNEVPGSTDRDRAYWRDVGTIDSFYDAHLDLISTLPIFNLYNTQWPIHSQLVNSPPAKFVRDAVGRIGNAIDSVVSLGSVLSGTHLERSVVGPWTLAGGGSTITDSVLFDRVRVGAGARIHRAILDKNVVLADGATVGVDRERDLARGFTVTDSGITVVGKNVRVEP is encoded by the coding sequence ATGCCGGCACCCAAGGTCTTCGGAATCATCCTCGCGGGTGGCGAAGGTAAGCGACTCATGCCGTTGACGGCCGACCGGGCTAAGCCGGCGGTGCCGTTCGGCGGACAGTACCGACTCATCGACTTCGCCATCTCGAATCTCATCAACTCGGGACTGCGACAGATCGTCGTGCTCACGCAGTACAAGTCGCACAGCCTCGATCGCCACGTCTCCCAGACCTGGCGCATGTCGGCACTGCTCGACTCCTACGTGACGTCGGTGCCGGCCCAGCAGCGCCTCGGCAAGCGGTGGTTCTCCGGCTCGGCCGACGCGATCCTGCAGAGCCTGAACCTCATCAACGACGAACAGCCCGACATCGTCGTCGTGGTCGGCGCCGACCACGTGTACCGGATGGACTTCCAGCAGATGCTGGACGCGCACATCTCGTCCGGAGCACGCGCGACGGTCGCCGGCATCCGCCAGCCGATCGGGCTGGCCAATCAGTTCGGCGTCATCGACGTCGAGCCGGACGACCCGACCCGCATCCGCGAGTTCCTCGAGAAGCCCCAGAATCCCGCAGGGCTCGTCGACAGCCCGCATGAGGTGCTGGCCTCGATGGGCAACTACATCTTCAACACCGACGCGCTCATCGAGGCCGTCGAAGCCGACGGCGAGCTCCCCACGTCGAATCACGACATGGGCGGCGACATCGTGCCGTACTTCGTCGACCGGGGCGAGGCCGGAGTCTACGACTTCATCCGCAACGAGGTGCCCGGCTCCACCGACCGAGACCGCGCGTACTGGCGCGATGTCGGCACGATCGACTCGTTCTACGACGCGCACCTCGATCTGATCTCCACGCTGCCGATCTTCAACCTGTACAACACGCAGTGGCCGATCCACTCCCAGCTGGTGAACTCGCCGCCCGCGAAGTTCGTGCGGGATGCGGTGGGGCGCATCGGAAACGCCATCGACTCCGTCGTCTCGCTGGGATCCGTCCTGTCGGGAACGCACCTGGAGCGCAGCGTCGTGGGCCCCTGGACATTGGCCGGCGGCGGGTCGACCATCACCGACTCGGTCCTCTTCGACCGCGTCCGCGTGGGGGCAGGCGCGCGCATCCATCGCGCGATCCTCGACAAGAACGTCGTCCTTGCCGACGGCGCGACCGTGGGCGTGGATCGCGAACGCGACCTGGCACGGGGATTCACGGTCACGGACTCGGGGATCACCGTCGTCGGCAAGAACGTCCGCGTCGAGCCGTAA
- the glgA gene encoding glycogen synthase, with amino-acid sequence MRVDIVSKEYPPEIYGGAGVHVAELVRALRERIEVQVRAFGEPREEADTTSYATPAELAHANPAVKTLGTDLEIVGDVAGADIVHSHTWYANFASHLASLLHGIPHVVTAHSLEPLRPWKAEQLGGGYAVSSWVERTAYESAAAIVAVSEGMRADILRAYPQVDPERVRVIYNGIDAEAWQPTRDEDLLRTLGIDPTRPSVVFVGRITRQKGLPYLLRAARLLSADVQLVLCAGAPDTPEIMAEVEALVRELQETRDGVIWIDRHLPRAELSAILTAATTFVCPSIYEPLGIVNLEAMACGAAVVGTATGGIPEVVVDGETGRLVPIEQVQDGTGTPLDPDRFVEDLARVLTEVVSDPEQAARYGAAGRRRAVEEFSWKRIAAQTEQLYREVLQAR; translated from the coding sequence ATGCGCGTCGACATCGTTTCCAAGGAATATCCGCCCGAGATCTACGGCGGGGCCGGAGTCCATGTCGCCGAGCTCGTCCGCGCCCTTCGGGAGCGCATCGAGGTGCAGGTGCGCGCCTTCGGAGAACCGCGCGAAGAGGCGGACACGACGTCGTATGCCACACCGGCGGAACTTGCGCACGCGAACCCCGCGGTGAAGACGCTGGGAACCGATCTGGAGATCGTCGGCGACGTCGCCGGCGCCGACATCGTGCACAGCCACACCTGGTACGCGAACTTCGCGAGTCACCTCGCGTCGCTGCTGCACGGGATCCCGCACGTCGTCACTGCGCACTCGCTCGAGCCGCTGCGGCCGTGGAAGGCCGAACAGCTCGGGGGCGGTTACGCGGTGTCGAGTTGGGTCGAACGCACGGCCTACGAGTCCGCAGCGGCGATCGTCGCGGTCAGCGAGGGGATGCGGGCCGACATCCTGCGCGCGTACCCGCAGGTGGACCCCGAGCGTGTGCGCGTCATCTACAACGGCATCGACGCCGAAGCCTGGCAGCCGACCCGCGACGAGGATCTCCTCCGCACTCTCGGCATCGATCCGACGAGGCCGTCCGTGGTCTTCGTCGGGCGCATCACGCGGCAGAAGGGCCTGCCCTACCTGCTCCGCGCGGCAAGGCTGCTGTCCGCGGATGTGCAGCTGGTGCTCTGTGCGGGAGCCCCCGACACGCCCGAGATCATGGCGGAGGTCGAAGCTCTGGTGCGCGAGCTGCAGGAGACGCGTGACGGCGTCATCTGGATCGATCGGCACCTTCCCCGCGCCGAGCTGTCCGCCATCCTGACGGCCGCGACCACCTTCGTCTGTCCGTCGATCTACGAGCCGCTCGGCATCGTGAACCTGGAAGCGATGGCATGCGGTGCGGCCGTCGTCGGAACCGCCACCGGTGGCATCCCCGAGGTCGTGGTCGACGGTGAGACGGGGCGCCTCGTGCCGATCGAGCAGGTCCAGGACGGGACGGGGACGCCGCTCGATCCCGACCGCTTCGTCGAAGATCTCGCCCGAGTGCTCACCGAGGTCGTCTCCGACCCCGAGCAGGCCGCGCGTTATGGCGCCGCCGGCCGCCGCCGCGCGGTCGAGGAGTTCAGCTGGAAGCGCATCGCCGCCCAGACCGAGCAGCTCTATCGCGAGGTGCTCCAGGCGCGCTGA
- a CDS encoding ABC transporter ATP-binding protein, with protein MPQVLDFSDVVVRRNARDIVSHLDWQVDGDQRWVVLGANGAGKTTILQLAATLDHPTSGAVTILGERLGRTDVFELRPRIGFASSAMAKRIPAEETVLNVVLTAAFSVLGRWNEQYDRIDERRALRVLAEWKLDHLADRTFGTLSDGEQKRVQIARAVMTDPELLLLDEPTASLDLGAREELLELLSGYAQAPTTPAMVMVTHHVEEIPVGFTHVLLLRAGAVVASGPIAETLTAQTLSETFGMSIVVTEADGRYAARAAH; from the coding sequence ATGCCGCAGGTGCTGGATTTCTCCGACGTCGTCGTCCGCCGCAACGCCAGGGACATCGTCTCCCATCTGGACTGGCAGGTGGACGGCGACCAGCGCTGGGTGGTCCTCGGTGCGAACGGTGCGGGCAAGACGACCATCCTGCAGCTCGCCGCGACCCTCGATCACCCGACCTCGGGCGCGGTGACCATCCTGGGGGAGCGTCTCGGCCGCACCGATGTGTTCGAGCTGCGTCCCCGCATCGGATTCGCCTCCAGCGCGATGGCCAAGCGCATCCCCGCCGAAGAGACGGTCCTGAACGTCGTGCTGACCGCGGCGTTCTCCGTGCTCGGACGCTGGAACGAGCAGTACGACCGCATCGACGAGCGCCGGGCGCTGCGTGTGCTGGCGGAGTGGAAGCTCGACCACCTCGCCGATCGTACGTTCGGCACGCTCTCCGACGGGGAGCAGAAGCGCGTCCAGATCGCCCGTGCCGTCATGACCGACCCCGAGCTGCTGCTCCTGGATGAGCCGACCGCGAGCCTGGACCTGGGTGCTCGCGAGGAGCTCCTTGAGCTGCTGAGCGGCTACGCACAGGCGCCCACGACGCCGGCGATGGTGATGGTGACACACCACGTCGAGGAGATTCCGGTCGGATTCACCCACGTGCTGCTGCTGCGCGCGGGCGCCGTCGTGGCATCGGGGCCGATCGCCGAGACGCTCACCGCGCAGACCCTCTCCGAGACGTTCGGGATGTCGATCGTGGTCACCGAAGCCGACGGCCGCTACGCCGCACGCGCGGCGCACTGA
- a CDS encoding type B 50S ribosomal protein L31 codes for MKTDIHPDYRDVVFRDLGSGETFLTRSTVSSDKTIELDGVEYPVVDVEISSASHPFYTGKQRIMDSAGRVEKFNQRFKNFGAK; via the coding sequence ATGAAGACTGACATCCACCCCGACTACCGCGACGTCGTTTTCCGCGACCTCGGCTCGGGCGAGACCTTCCTCACCCGCTCGACGGTCTCGAGCGACAAGACGATCGAGCTCGACGGCGTCGAGTACCCCGTCGTCGACGTCGAGATCTCGTCCGCCTCGCACCCGTTCTACACGGGCAAGCAGCGCATCATGGACTCGGCCGGCCGCGTCGAGAAGTTCAACCAGCGCTTCAAGAACTTCGGCGCCAAGTAA